From the genome of Glycine max cultivar Williams 82 chromosome 2, Glycine_max_v4.0, whole genome shotgun sequence, one region includes:
- the LOC100815680 gene encoding transcription factor RF2b: protein MQDPSSNPNSNPNPNPHNANAASQLPRPPQATASTAVAGAFSSSLFARSGGPHHRRAHSEMSFRLPDDMMDLSPSDPFAGGSSTASMEEIGSEDDLFSTYIDVDKLSGANGSGGAGNGADPTGEREKSPARPRHRQSSSVDFGEIMDAKKAMPPDKLAELWTIDPKRAKRILANRQSAARSKERKARYIQELERKVQTLQTEATTLSAQLTLYQRDTSGLSTENTELKLRLQAMEQQAQLRDALNEALKKEVERLKVATGEGMSHTESFNLGMHQMPFSGSNFIPIPPQSGPSGHQNMQMPPFGHSPSTMPTHQLHQTSSHPYSEILQNEQLGRFQGLDISSKGSTLVKSEGPSLSASESSSTF from the exons ATGCAAGATCCATCTTCAAACCCTAATTCCAATCCAAATCCCAATCCTCACAACGCCAATGCCGCATCCCAGTTACCGCGTCCGCCGCAGGCCACGGCGTCCACCGCCGTCGCCGGCGCCTTCTCGTCCTCTCTATTCGCGCGCTCCGGCGGACCTCACCACCGGCGAGCCCACTCGGAGATGAGTTTCCGGCTGCCGGACGATATGATGGACCTCTCGCCGTCGGATCCGTTCGCCGGCGGGTCATCGACGGCGAGCATGGAGGAGATCGGATCGGAGGACGACCTGTTCTCGACGTACATTGACGTGGACAAGCTCAGTGGCGCGAACGGGTCGGGCGGTGCCGGAAACGGAGCGGATCCGACCGGCGAACGCGAGAAGAGTCCGGCGAGGCCGCGTCACCGGCAAAGTAGCTCCGTCGATTTCGGGGAAATCATGGATGCGAAGAAAGCTATGCCTCCTGATAAGTTAGCTGAGCTATGGACAATTGATCCCAAGCGTGCTAAGAG AATACTTGCAAATCGGCAATCTGCTGCTCGATCAAAGGAGAGAAAAGCGCGCTATATACAAGAACTTGAGCGCAAGGTTCAGACTCTTCAGACGGAAGCCACAACTCTTTCTGCCCAATTGACATTATACCAG AGGGACACATCTGGCCTTAGTACTGAAAATACAGAGCTTAAGCTCCGTCTGCAAGCCATGGAGCAACAAGCACAGCTTCGCGATG CTcttaatgaagcattgaagaAGGAAGTTGAGAGACTTAAGGTTGCTACCGGTGAGGGGATGAGCCACACTGAATCCTTTAATCTGGGAATGCACCAGATGCCATTTTCCGGATCAAATTTCATTCCAATCCCGCCACAATCAGGTCCTTCTGGTCACCAGAACATGCAGATGCCACCATTTGGTCACTCCCCATCCACAATGCCAACTCATCAACTGCATCAAACAAGTTCTCATCCATATTCAGAAATATTGCAAAATGAACAGCTTGGTCGTTTCCAAGGGCTTGACATTAGTAGCAAAGGATCAACTCTCGTGAAGTCTGAAGGCCCCTCGCTCTCTGCAAGTGAGAGTAGCAGTACATTTTGA